The following nucleotide sequence is from Eremothecium cymbalariae DBVPG#7215 chromosome 6, complete sequence.
ATCCTCATAAATTTGGGTATTAACCTATTTGCCgcaaaagaaatatgtgCCAAATGTACATCATATCAGTTTCTCACAATGACAGCAACTGATAGGTATCGAAGCTTCTATCATCTCCTCACTGAGGACCATTTAAATCTGGTGACCAGGTTGATGAGCTTATCCTGGTGAGTTTATCAAATATCATGTTGAACGATAAAGTAATACTTTTCCGTTATTGAGCAGGGTTACGTGTTagaaaatgaatttgaatTATGTAGAATATTGAGACCGCAAGAGATCTAGGTTGTGTATTAAGAAAAGTGTACAAATTAAAGTCTATTTTAGTATTATGGTTGTTTTAGCCGTATCAATAACCACTAAAAGTGGTAAGCCATTACTCTCAAGGCAATTTAGAGACATCACAAAAGACCGTGTTATGGAATTATTGTCCAACTTTCAGAACCTAGTGGCAAGTTCCTCTAGGGAACACActtttgttgaagaagagcATGTGAggtacatatatataccatttGATGATtactatattattttaattacAAATCGTCAATCCAATATCATTCAAGATATGGATACCTTGAACTTATTTTCCCAAACAGTTAATTCTAATCTAAAGGGGTTTAGTGAGGAAGACATGCTGAACAGTGCATTCGATATCCTAGGATCTTTTGATGAGATTATATCTTTGGGCTACAAGGAGAGTTTGTCGTTAAGTCAAATCAACACTTTTTTGTCTATGGAATCTCATGAGGAAAAGATTCAAGAGATTATCGAACGCAAcaaagaatttgaagcCGCTGAGGAAAGGAAACGTCGTGAATTGGAGATTTCTAAAAAGGAGTTTGCAAGGAGACAAGGGAAACTTCCACCTAGTTGGAACGATAATATGAAATTCCAAGGTTCTAATATGAGCAATGCGTACAATAGTTACTACAGCAATGCGTCTCCTGCTGCGCAACAATCTTTCAAGCAtctgcaacaacagcagcataCAATTGAGGATGGTTCATTTCCTACAAGTCCAGCGGCATCAGCTATTAATACCCCAAGGGGATCCGGCATGAAGTTGACTGGTAAAAGGGGTATAAATGTCCCTGATTTGTCGGCTAAGACCTCAGCTAGTCCATCGAAGCCAGCTGTTAGTATGTTGCAGTCTGATGAGGtaaaaaagataaacaATGGCATCTTAGTCAGTGTTAAAGAGACTATTAGTGCAGAAATTTCACGTGATGGATCTGTGACTACGTCGGAGTTGAAAGGTGTCTTAGAGCTTCGTATCAATGACCCAGATCTAGCACGTGCGAGAATACTACTAGACCCCAAGGTCGAAGTTAAGGATAGATCATTCCAGTTCAAAACACACCCAAATGTTGACAAAAATCTGTTTATGTCCTCCAAGATAATTGGATTAAAGGATCCCCAAAAGGCGTTCCCTTCAAACGATCAGAGTTTAGGTGTTCTAAGATGGCGTAAGGTTGGATCTTCTGATGATAACAGTTTAATACCATTAAATGTTTCTACCTGGGTTTCTCCCTCTTCGGATGGCACATTCGATATCACCCTAGAGTATGACATCAACGAAGAATATAACCAGCAATTGAAGGACCTGCGCTTTGTTGTGCCGATATATACTACGAACGCCACTATAAAGGAAGATGCTAATGAAGTTAATGGTTCTATCGAGTCAATTGATGAGGAACATGGTGTTATTATCAGGGTCGATCCTATTGCGCCAGGCGAGTCAGGCGTTGTGGGCTTCACAATTAAAGCCCTGGATGAAGATGCTCTCTTCCCGATGAGTGTGGTATTTAGCAATCCAGACGAAGAGTCCATATTCTCCCAGGTCGCAGTTGCGCAGGTTCAGTCATCAACAGAGGAAGGGAAGCAGTTACCTTTTGATGTAACTTCAACCTTGCGGACCGATGAATACGTTATTGTTTAATATTAGGAAAGTGCTTAAAgtatataaaataaaaaaaagccGCTGATAATGTATTTACTAGGCTTTTACTGGCGGAAGCTCAAGGAACCTAACCTCTCAAGTTTAGTTTAGCTATGTATGCTAGTTAAAGGACTCTTGATTTTGACTGTATTACATTACGATTACCCGGCCCTTCTCTGATTTATCAACATATCATTCACGTGATATCAAAATGGATATCGCCCTCTTTTCTGGCACCAGCAAACAAGGTCGAATGATTCTACAAAAAGCGCGGCGGCCGTCCTTTTTCGCCACCTTAAATAGTGTGAAGCCCAGTGAAAGCAAGCAGGTACTAGATCAAATAGCTCAATAAACCATGAATCACGATCCTTTCAGCTGGGGTAGACCATCAGACGTTCAATATGGTGCATATGATACGAAAATAGCGAACGCGTCTTCCAATGCATATCCAAGCATGAATACACAGCAACCAATTATTACCGGTACATCAGTAGTTTCAATGAAATATAACAATGGTGTCATTATTGCAGCAGATGGCATGGGTTCCTATGGGTCTTTATTGagattttcaaatgtcAATAGGCTTTTTGTGGTAGGTAACAGCACTGTAGTGGGTATATCTGGCGATATCTCAGATATGCAGTATATCGAACGCCTTTTGGAGGACATggaaattgaaaataacTACGATAACGCATACGCAGAGAGCTCGGAGGCCTTGCTACCCAGCTATGTGTTTGAGTATTTAACATCGTTAATGTACCAAAGAAGGTCCAAGATGGATCCCCTATGGAACGCTATCATTGTTGCCGGTGTCGAGGACGGAAAgcagtttttaaaatacGTTGACTTGAAGGGCGTTAGATACTCTTCTCCCAGTTTGGCAACTGGGTTTGGTGCGCACATGGCGATCCCTCTAATGAGAAAACTTGTAGACAATGACGAAGACGTGAAGCAAATAGATTTAGAAACCGCCAAGAAGGCGATCCTAGATTGTATGAAAGTGCTCTTCTACAGAGATGCCCGCAGCTCTAGGTCATTTTCTTTGGCAGTCATCGATCGTGATTCTGGCGTAGATCTCCAGAAACTTGAAGTGGAAAACATGACGTGGAGCTTTGCTAAAGACATTAAAGGCTACGGAACTCAAAAAGTCTAGGAAAAGGGCCCAATTTTCCGTCTGCGTCTGCCTACTTTTAGAACTTATATGGGAAGTTAGAGATTAGATTACGAAATCGAGAGTTCTCAAGAAGAATACCCAACAACAATAGCAACACCAGTCTCTCTATGTAAGCAtgtatattaaaaatatcttcacCTTTTATTACACAAAGTGATTTGTCATCTCTAACTGAAAGGATTTTAATGCTGGAATACTTGACCGGCCGGTATGTACAAGAATATCTTTTTAGAAGTGGGTTTATAACCGTTTGAGGATAgaataaacaaaaacagGAAGTGGGGCACTTTATGCCGCATGAAACAATGAGACACTAAGACCTCTGGGAAAATCTTGATTCagattatattatatagtgattttcttttgagtCATTATTCATAAATCGTTTTAAAAAGCTGTTTTTGCCCTGAGCGCTTGTGATCATCCTGTTTGTTACGGTTCTTTTCCCTTTGTAAAGGTTCAAACGACaactaaaaaaagaataagCCTGTATTTCggttttgatattttgcttAGGCTCTCAGAGATAGGTGGGGGAAAAGACTGGGTTGAAAAGGTAGTTTTAGAGCGGTATTTTTCATTCGAAGCATATATTATGGTTGGTTTTGAGCTTACTGTTCTAGGTGGATTTGGCGGACCGTGGGATGGAGGATTGCAGTCGTTTATGCTTAAACCGACAGGGTCGCAGGAATATGGTTATGTGTGTGTGGACGCGGGTACAGGGTTGAAGGAGTTGATTAGATTGGCGGCCACGCGTGGCATTGGCGGCAAAGGTATGGTGACGAGTTATTATGAGAATGATTATGAACCTGTAGATCGGTTTCATGATTCAAGCTGCAAGATTTTATGTGGCATCGGTACTTTGAGTTCTAAGGCGGCGGACGCATTTGAAGATGGCGATGGTAAGGGCCAACGAAAAGTGTTAACTTCTGTTGAGAAGGGTTTGGAGCTATACCACGAAATTGGGGAAGTGTTTATAACACACTGCCATTTGGATCATATCATGGCGATGGTTGTGAACTCGCCTGTGATTTACGCACATAAGAAGTCAGTATTAGGCTTACCTTTGACGATTGAGGTACTGAAGGAGCATGTGTTTAATGACAAAATATGGCCTAATTTGGTCAGCGGGGATGAGCCTCCATTCAATTTGATTACCTTTAAGCCCTATGAATCTTATATCTGCAATTCGGTGCCACATTGGAACGTCACCTGTTTCCCAGTAAGCCATGGGCTTACTGTTGTAGATCGGAAGCCCTATTATAGCACAGCATACCTGTTCCAGGATGGCAGGGATGGGGACTCATTGCTAGTCTGCGGCGATATGGAGTCAGATAGAATCTCAAACATGAGCCATCTCTCCGAGATCTGGAACTACTTGGCTACAAATATCCCATTTGAAAGGGTCCGCGGGTTGGTTATGGAATGCTCGACAATGGATTTGAAGGACGAATCACATTTATATGGGCATATGTCAACTAGACATGTTATATGGGAGTTGAATCGGTTGAAAAAAGCGTACGGCAAACCATTAGATGGGTTGAATGTCATTGTGACGCATATAAAAATGGAATCTTTGGACAAGGATCCAAGaattataatattaaaagaaCTAAGAGAAAAGAGTATAGAAAAGGGGTTGGGCGCTATTAAATTTTCGGTTGCTATCCAAGGTTACACTCACTTCATATGAACACCAACGACTTGCATTTCCGTCTTTCCACCGCATACATACATAATCTGTAGTGCCTAATAAGTAATAAGCGCTGCGAATGCAAAAATAACGCCTTCAGCTGTTTGGAAGGATATCGCCATTAATAAAcgataatataaatatgaaagTATATAGTATTGCACTTccatatatttaaaaaaaaacagataTGATGTAACGCCGAACTTCATTTGTATGATTATGTATCCCTCTGGATGTGTCacataaataatataaacaacGAAGCATGGATTTCCCGCCCCTCCCCTTCCCACCGATCTTCGTCACAGTAACCCCTGTTAATTTATCCCTCCATGATTGATTATATCAATCTCGAGTTCCTCCATGGGCCGCATACGGTACTTTTTAGGTAACTCGAGCAAGGATGACACCTCGTTTTCCTTCAATGGCCTCTGCTTAAACACATACTGGCCCCCGCCACCAGAACCGCCCTTACTCACATAAGGTATAACCTCAAAGGGCGCTTGCTTAGCCAGGAAATCGCGCACAGACAACCACCGATCAGATCCAGGCATCAACCCATCCACAGTGCATGGATGTGGTACCACATTCATAGCACCTATCGCATGCCTCCCACCAACGAACTTAATCATAGGGACGTTCCCCTTAGCAAATGAAACAGCAGAACTACGCATCCCTTCCCCTTTTCCAAACCCCGAAACAGACTTTGCTATACCACTGCTGCCTGACTCTTCAGATCgttcaataataatttttttcaaatcgtCCTTACCGCGTCCCAATGATCCAACTATCTTAGTTGTGCTAACCGGAGACGAGCTTGCTGGCGTAACTAAGTATTTTAATATCGAATTACCGACCTTGTTTAAGAATGACAACGTGACTTAATGACCGAACAAATCCACAAACCAATCTATCTGATTCCCAAATCTACACTCACACACAAATCAACCTGTGATTCAAAGGGTTAGCAAgctcttcaaaaaaagtCCTATTCCTTATCTGTTACAAAACCCATTATATAAACCGCTGTAGGAAGAGTGTGTGCGATCTTATTTTATGCTGTGTGTTGCTGGACTCAAAAAGAGAGGGAGGAGGGCTCTCTGTTCGTCTTTCGGCGTCATTCGGTTCCGATTTCAACCGATTGGCTTCCCGCCTGGCTTATAAAGGTTACCCGGATACGGAACTGTCGATTTCCTGCATGTGGGTTACCCGGTGTAGAGGGTGTCCATCTCGTTCGGCTACCATCGTATAGGCATCGAACGTATGGAAAGCTTATGATAGACATCgcagaaagaagaagaacatcTCGTATAAGCAAGAATGCGCAAGCTCCGTGGCTCGGATCTCGTTCATTATTCTCTTCTACTTTTTCTCATAGcattaatgaaaaaaaaatcatgAACGGCTAGCATCTGGGTGGAACACGAAAAGcttttaattcttttttttcgTGTCCTGTATCTCACTCCTCCTAGGTTTTCGCCATCTCTTATTATAAAAGAACTAGAAGCTTAAAGGTAGCAAATTAGTAAGAGCTCAGGGTTTGGAGTAATAGAGAGATCCAAGCAATAAGTAACAGACTGAAATAAGGGTGCATTTCAGGTTAATCGAGATTGGTTATACAAGATATATAACAGCACGTACAGGTTATCAGAAAATAATACGAAGGTTTTTCAAATGTCAGGAGTGTCAAAAGAGATGGCAGTTCCAAAGGAGACCCCATCGAAGGTTACAGCAAAGGTTCTATCAGGGCTGGATTTGAAGGAGTCAAAGAAGAATCTAGGGCAGGTGCtagcaaaagaaaatggcaAGGAAAATGGCAAGGAAAATGGTAAGGAAAACGGTAAGGAAAACGGTAAGGAAAACGGTAATGATAGTTATAATGGAGAGGGGGAGGAAGAGATAGATTCGGTCAAGTTGAAGCTGTCACAGGCAGCGAAGGAGCACAaagagtttttgaaatcgCACCAGGTGCAACGTCATAAGTTGAAGGAACTTGAGAAAGACGAGCCATTGCTTATGGAGAACAAGCGGCGTTTTGTGCTGTTTCCTATCAAGTATCATGATATTTGGCAAGCTTACAAGAGGGCCGAGGCTTCTTTCTGGACTGCAGAGGAAATAGACTTGTCCAAAGACATCCATGACTGGAACAACCGGATGACGGATAATGAGAGGTATTTCATTTCGCGGGTCTTGGCGTTCTTTGCAGCATCTGATGGAATTGTAAATGAGAATTTGGTGGAGAACTTTTCTGCTGAGGTACAGGTTCCAGAGGCTAAGTGTTTCTATGGCTTCCAGATAATGATGGAGAACATACACTCCGAGACGTACTCTTTATTGATCGACACGTACATTAAGGACCCCAAGGAATCAGAGTTTTTGTTCAATGCGGTAGAGACGATCCCTGAGATCAAGGAGAAGGCGGAATGGGCGATCAGATGGATCCAGGACGAGGATGCCTTGTTTGGAGAGCGACTCGTTGCTTTTGCTGCCGTAGAGGGTATTTTCTTCTCTGGGTCATTTGCTGCTATTTTCTGGCTAAAGAAGAAGGGATTAATGCCCGGGCTAACATTTTCTAATGAGTTAATTTGCAGAGACGAGGGTTTGCATACTGACTTTGCTTGTTTGCTCTTTGCTCACCTGAGAAACAAACCAGACCCCAAGATAGTAGAAAGGATTATCACAGAAGCGGTGGACATTGAGAAGAGATACTTTATTGATGCCATTCCAGTGGCACTTTTGGGTATGAATGCCGGCTTGATGAGCCAGTATGTAGAGTTTGTTGCTGACAGACTACTAGTAGCATTGGGAAATagaaaatatttcaatgtCACAAATCCATTCGATTTCATGGAGAACATCTCCTTAGCTGGTAAGACtaatttctttgaaaagagaGTTTCTGATTATCAGAAAGCTGGTGTTATGGCAAAGTCCAGTAAACAAGAGTCTGAAACTGGTGCTTTCACGTTTGACGAAGACTTCTAAACAATTAAACTACCCCGTTAACGCTTATGGAAGTGTTTCTACATAAGCGCTTACATATATGTCAAGTTTTTAagtttttccaaataattACGCTTTAATACCCTTCAAAGAACGAAGAGTGCTATGGTTCACAATGTGTACAGGCACGATGATGACATTGCAATCTACAACAAggtaaaaatataaataacGAAAATAATCATATATCCTCACTGTTTCTTTATTGAACTATTCTGTTATTCATAGCAAAAATACATACTGTTCATGAGTATCTGTAGATAAggtaaaatatatatgtaccGACTCTAAAATCATTCGGCAAAATGTCTCAAGATTTCCTCCGCTGCTTTAATGCCAGAAACAGCCATCGCTCCAAAAGTAGGTCCCATTCTTGAGACACCCTTCTTAGTTGCGGTTTCCATGCCAGCAAAGTACATGTATCTGGCACCAGCGGTAGACCCAGACTGTTTGACCACGCCTGCCTCTGCACTATTCATGTCTAAGGTTTGCATCCCGCTGATCTTTTGCCTTGAATCTAAAGCGGCAAGTCTCTTAGCACAGAAAGCACCAAAGGGCCCGTCATGGCCTGTTGTTGACAGCACAACACCGTGCTTCTTTGATAAATCTCTCGTTCCATCCTCCTTGTAGCCCTCTAGCTCAATCACATTAGGGTCCATGCACGACTGTAAATCATGGGCCATTGTCACCAAAGTCCAGTTTGTAACCACGCCAGCAATAGTTATCTCACCATTGGCATCTGGCTTGGTAACCAAGTCCTCCACTGCAGTAGCATTGAAGAGCTTGACATTAGGAAACTCCAACACCTTAGATAGCACCGTTGATGTGAAAAGAGCTGCATGCTTCACAACAACGTAGTCCCCCTCATCTTCATAAGAAATCCCCAgatcatttaaaaatagaTGCGCAGGCTTCCTCATAATCATAGCAGAGAATAACTGCCCACCCAACCATGCACCTCCACCAGGTGCTACGTTGGCTTCAACTATAGCAATCCTCAAGTCAGGTCTGCTTTTGGCAAGAACGTATGCCGCAGATAACCCAGACGAACCTGCACCAACAATTACGACATCGGAAACAGCATACTTGTCCAGGTCTTTGAAGTAACGAGAAGTCATGGCACGGGAGACCGTAGACTCCCTAATAGGcttaaattcaaaatctgACCAATCCTCAGATTTCACAACGTCCGATAAAGCATGACTGATAGTCGTCGAACTAACTGTCAAAGACTGGGTTTCCGTAATAATTTGAGACATTTTTCCTTTAGTTTGGGTACAGATAAAGTGACAAATCGACTATATCCTTGGTGTAGGCTCCTGCTAGATTTATTGGGATCTTTGGATCATCATTTATCAACCACTTCATCATTGTAAGAGGtggtttatatatatttacaacATAATACAATGCGATTAAACGCACTAAATCGCTATCGGATAATCATTGAAAGTCTTGTTACCCATATAATCTGCCATTACGTTTTGTCTGCTTCATATCACTTTCTGGTGCAAATAGCACTAGGGGATATGTATGCGATACAAGTTGTATGCTATTATTGGTTGGTATTCTTTATTTTCCGGCCCACACCTCCATATATTTTAGtattcatttatatttttaaacaaatatgCAGTACCGATGCTGATGCACAGATTATCATTCTAAATATCTACAAAATTATAGAATCTATTTCACCACCAGGTAGTCATCATGTCTCCAAAAGCATAACAGTGTATAACGACTATGTATCAAGCTGCTCAACATGAGGGCTGTatactatattatattcaatTGCTGTCtggatattttttattgaGTGCTTCAAGCGCGCAGTCTTCAACTTAACCATTAGAAAGCACATACCACTCGACTAAAGGGAAATCCACGCTAATCATGTCTAAGAACATTTTAGATGAGATATTATCAGAttcagatatttctaaagatgaagatgaaggGTCAATGGCTAGCTTGAATGCAGATGCATTTCGATTAGATGGGAAACAACCTACCGATGGTAATGGCAATATGGAATTGTTTGTAAGGGATGAGGATAGCAGTCCGTTGGGCAAGGAAACTGCTAATTCCAATCAAGTTTACCGTAGTATCAGTGAAGATGGATCGGATGAAGTGAGTGATATTAAAACACCCCCAAGAGAGCGGAAACGGGTTAGATTTAACGCAGGTCAAGACGCAGAGACTGATAAAGATGACGATGAGCTAAATCCATGGGACTTGAAAAGAGCTGTGCGAAAACAGTTTAAGGAGAAGCTTCCAGAAAATTACGAGATCAAAACCTGGAAACGACCCCCCAAGCATCTAATAAGATCTCTTTTAGAGATTATGGAAGGTAATGTAGAAAGAGCGGCGGAGGACGTTATGAACAAGTATAGCGATGAGTGTATACATACCCTAGGCCctgaagagtttgaaaagttccAAGAGGACAAGAAACAGGTCCTATTCAATATGATTGGGAAGCTAAGAAGCCGTTTGAAACGAACAAAGTTTCCATCCCGAATTTCTGATCATGCACTTGACATagaatacatatataccaAGCGGAATTTCATTCAGCAACGTTATGAGACAGAATTAGATAATACGGAAAAAGTGGAATTACAGCTGGTTGAAGAGCAACAAGTCTTGGCTACAATAAAGAATCAAGCCTCTCAAGCAACAGCCAAGCAGTTACTAGAACAGTTGACCGCAGATCTTCACCCCTCTTTAAATAAGGCGATATCTAACGCATATGGACTTATTAAAGATCAAGAAAATACACGAGAAACCTACCTAAGGGATGTTGATAACCTTAACTTAAAGCCTAGCATCAGCGATGCTTAGCATTTCTTAAATTCGAGTAATTTCAAATGTCATCTAATACGAATAGAGCGGGCTTTTTGACTTGGAACGCCACCTTCAGAAAAGTCCACGAACTTAAC
It contains:
- the PDE1 gene encoding 3',5'-cyclic-nucleotide phosphodiesterase PDE1 (similar to Ashbya gossypii AFR259W) encodes the protein MVGFELTVLGGFGGPWDGGLQSFMLKPTGSQEYGYVCVDAGTGLKELIRLAATRGIGGKGMVTSYYENDYEPVDRFHDSSCKILCGIGTLSSKAADAFEDGDGKGQRKVLTSVEKGLELYHEIGEVFITHCHLDHIMAMVVNSPVIYAHKKSVLGLPLTIEVLKEHVFNDKIWPNLVSGDEPPFNLITFKPYESYICNSVPHWNVTCFPVSHGLTVVDRKPYYSTAYLFQDGRDGDSLLVCGDMESDRISNMSHLSEIWNYLATNIPFERVRGLVMECSTMDLKDESHLYGHMSTRHVIWELNRLKKAYGKPLDGLNVIVTHIKMESLDKDPRIIILKELREKSIEKGLGAIKFSVAIQGYTHFI
- the KGD4 gene encoding alpha-ketoglutarate dehydrogenase subunit KGD4 (similar to Ashbya gossypii AFR260C), with product MRSSAVSFAKGNVPMIKFVGGRHAIGAMNVVPHPCTVDGLMPGSDRWLSVRDFLAKQAPFEVIPYVSKGGSGGGGQYVFKQRPLKENEVSSLLELPKKYRMRPMEELEIDIINHGGIN
- the PRE4 gene encoding proteasome core particle subunit beta 7 (similar to Ashbya gossypii AFR258W); this translates as MNHDPFSWGRPSDVQYGAYDTKIANASSNAYPSMNTQQPIITGTSVVSMKYNNGVIIAADGMGSYGSLLRFSNVNRLFVVGNSTVVGISGDISDMQYIERLLEDMEIENNYDNAYAESSEALLPSYVFEYLTSLMYQRRSKMDPLWNAIIVAGVEDGKQFLKYVDLKGVRYSSPSLATGFGAHMAIPLMRKLVDNDEDVKQIDLETAKKAILDCMKVLFYRDARSSRSFSLAVIDRDSGVDLQKLEVENMTWSFAKDIKGYGTQKV
- the OKP1 gene encoding Okp1p (similar to Ashbya gossypii AAL138C), coding for MSKNILDEILSDSDISKDEDEGSMASLNADAFRLDGKQPTDGNGNMELFVRDEDSSPLGKETANSNQVYRSISEDGSDEVSDIKTPPRERKRVRFNAGQDAETDKDDDELNPWDLKRAVRKQFKEKLPENYEIKTWKRPPKHLIRSLLEIMEGNVERAAEDVMNKYSDECIHTLGPEEFEKFQEDKKQVLFNMIGKLRSRLKRTKFPSRISDHALDIEYIYTKRNFIQQRYETELDNTEKVELQLVEEQQVLATIKNQASQATAKQLLEQLTADLHPSLNKAISNAYGLIKDQENTRETYLRDVDNLNLKPSISDA
- the THI4 gene encoding thiamine thiazole synthase (similar to Ashbya gossypii AAL137W), giving the protein MSQIITETQSLTVSSTTISHALSDVVKSEDWSDFEFKPIRESTVSRAMTSRYFKDLDKYAVSDVVIVGAGSSGLSAAYVLAKSRPDLRIAIVEANVAPGGGAWLGGQLFSAMIMRKPAHLFLNDLGISYEDEGDYVVVKHAALFTSTVLSKVLEFPNVKLFNATAVEDLVTKPDANGEITIAGVVTNWTLVTMAHDLQSCMDPNVIELEGYKEDGTRDLSKKHGVVLSTTGHDGPFGAFCAKRLAALDSRQKISGMQTLDMNSAEAGVVKQSGSTAGARYMYFAGMETATKKGVSRMGPTFGAMAVSGIKAAEEILRHFAE
- the RNR4 gene encoding ribonucleotide-diphosphate reductase subunit RNR4 (similar to Ashbya gossypii AAL136C); translation: MSGVSKEMAVPKETPSKVTAKVLSGLDLKESKKNLGQVLAKENGKENGKENGKENGKENGKENGNDSYNGEGEEEIDSVKLKLSQAAKEHKEFLKSHQVQRHKLKELEKDEPLLMENKRRFVLFPIKYHDIWQAYKRAEASFWTAEEIDLSKDIHDWNNRMTDNERYFISRVLAFFAASDGIVNENLVENFSAEVQVPEAKCFYGFQIMMENIHSETYSLLIDTYIKDPKESEFLFNAVETIPEIKEKAEWAIRWIQDEDALFGERLVAFAAVEGIFFSGSFAAIFWLKKKGLMPGLTFSNELICRDEGLHTDFACLLFAHLRNKPDPKIVERIITEAVDIEKRYFIDAIPVALLGMNAGLMSQYVEFVADRLLVALGNRKYFNVTNPFDFMENISLAGKTNFFEKRVSDYQKAGVMAKSSKQESETGAFTFDEDF
- the RET2 gene encoding coatomer subunit delta (similar to Ashbya gossypii AFR274C); translation: MVVLAVSITTKSGKPLLSRQFRDITKDRVMELLSNFQNLVASSSREHTFVEEEHVRYIYIPFDDYYIILITNRQSNIIQDMDTLNLFSQTVNSNLKGFSEEDMLNSAFDILGSFDEIISLGYKESLSLSQINTFLSMESHEEKIQEIIERNKEFEAAEERKRRELEISKKEFARRQGKLPPSWNDNMKFQGSNMSNAYNSYYSNASPAAQQSFKHLQQQQHTIEDGSFPTSPAASAINTPRGSGMKLTGKRGINVPDLSAKTSASPSKPAVSMLQSDEVKKINNGILVSVKETISAEISRDGSVTTSELKGVLELRINDPDLARARILLDPKVEVKDRSFQFKTHPNVDKNLFMSSKIIGLKDPQKAFPSNDQSLGVLRWRKVGSSDDNSLIPLNVSTWVSPSSDGTFDITLEYDINEEYNQQLKDLRFVVPIYTTNATIKEDANEVNGSIESIDEEHGVIIRVDPIAPGESGVVGFTIKALDEDALFPMSVVFSNPDEESIFSQVAVAQVQSSTEEGKQLPFDVTSTLRTDEYVIV